The following proteins are co-located in the Rhodococcus opacus B4 genome:
- a CDS encoding SDR family NAD(P)-dependent oxidoreductase yields the protein MDLGLGGKRAIVTGGSRGIGLAIARSLASEGVDVVLAARGAEALELAAKTLSQETGRRVIGVPTDTGDGESVRALVQRTVDELGGVDILVNAAATPWSAGKPSDFASTTDDVVREELEIKVLGYLRTARAVAPHLVEQGWGRIVNISGLGARQANSIAQTVRNVGVSALTKNLADELGPHGVNVTVVHPGLTRTERLVDRLTEQSEKEGVTVAELESRLATNSIHRLIDAGEVADVVTFLASPRSVGITGDAVAVGGGVPGAVYY from the coding sequence ATGGATCTCGGTCTGGGCGGCAAGCGGGCGATCGTCACCGGCGGCAGCCGGGGAATCGGTCTCGCGATCGCGCGCAGCCTCGCGTCGGAGGGGGTCGACGTGGTGCTCGCGGCCAGGGGCGCCGAGGCGCTGGAACTGGCGGCGAAGACGCTGTCGCAGGAGACCGGGCGCCGGGTCATCGGGGTACCCACCGACACCGGCGACGGCGAGTCGGTGCGCGCACTCGTGCAGCGAACGGTCGACGAACTCGGTGGCGTCGACATTCTCGTGAACGCCGCCGCCACCCCGTGGAGTGCGGGCAAGCCGAGCGACTTCGCGTCCACCACCGACGACGTGGTGCGCGAGGAACTCGAGATCAAGGTGCTCGGCTATCTGCGGACCGCCCGCGCGGTGGCGCCGCACCTCGTCGAGCAGGGGTGGGGACGGATCGTCAACATCAGCGGGCTCGGTGCACGCCAGGCCAACTCCATCGCGCAGACCGTGCGGAACGTCGGTGTGTCGGCGCTGACGAAAAACCTCGCCGACGAACTCGGACCGCACGGCGTCAACGTCACCGTGGTGCATCCGGGACTGACGCGGACGGAACGACTCGTCGACCGGCTGACGGAGCAGTCCGAGAAGGAAGGGGTGACCGTTGCCGAACTGGAGTCGCGGCTGGCCACCAACTCGATCCACCGGTTGATCGACGCCGGCGAGGTCGCGGACGTCGTCACGTTCCTCGCGTCGCCGCGCAGCGTCGGGATCACCGGCGACGCGGTGGCCGTCGGCGGGGGTGTGCCGGGCGCCGTCTACTACTGA
- a CDS encoding DUF4232 domain-containing protein — translation MRTPSPARTLLGLFGIAAVLTASACGSTDGSGTAESSPGGVTVPTSSATAPSPSGATTPHPDRCLIGELEVTLGEPSGAAGSQEIPLVFTNTGTRDCILHGYPGVSYVAAPDGPQVGAAAARDGGTETPVTVAPGARATAAVRATVVQNYPADTCGPTPVAGFRVYPPNDTGSVFVPYPSTGCSQSGVKQLSVQPVTG, via the coding sequence ATGCGCACACCGTCACCGGCACGCACCCTTCTCGGGCTGTTCGGTATCGCCGCCGTGCTCACCGCCTCGGCGTGCGGGTCGACGGACGGGTCGGGGACGGCCGAGTCCTCGCCCGGCGGCGTCACCGTCCCGACGTCGTCCGCCACCGCGCCGTCGCCGTCCGGGGCGACCACTCCGCACCCCGACCGCTGCCTGATCGGCGAGCTGGAGGTGACGCTGGGAGAGCCCAGCGGGGCCGCCGGGTCGCAGGAGATTCCGCTCGTCTTCACCAACACCGGCACCCGCGACTGCATCCTCCACGGATACCCCGGGGTGTCGTACGTCGCGGCCCCGGACGGTCCGCAGGTGGGTGCGGCGGCCGCTCGGGACGGCGGAACGGAGACTCCCGTGACGGTGGCTCCGGGCGCGCGGGCCACCGCCGCGGTGCGTGCGACGGTGGTGCAGAACTATCCCGCCGACACGTGTGGTCCCACACCGGTCGCGGGGTTCCGGGTGTATCCACCGAACGACACCGGTTCGGTGTTCGTCCCCTACCCCTCCACCGGCTGTTCGCAGAGCGGCGTGAAGCAACTGTCGGTGCAGCCGGTCACGGGGTGA
- a CDS encoding tellurite resistance TerB family protein, with protein MAFWDQLKAKAFEMNGQLKTKTAQFQNKEFANAAMAMCALIAAADGTIDPSERQKTAGLITSNEALKVFPSDELSQKFDWYCSKLQSDFEFGKIEATATIAKLKTKQDQARAVIQIGIVIGGADGNFDQHERNVVRDACFAVGIAPAEFEL; from the coding sequence ATGGCTTTCTGGGATCAGCTGAAGGCAAAGGCGTTCGAGATGAACGGCCAGCTCAAGACCAAGACGGCACAGTTCCAGAACAAGGAGTTCGCCAACGCCGCCATGGCCATGTGCGCCCTCATCGCCGCGGCGGACGGCACCATCGACCCGTCCGAGCGGCAGAAGACCGCGGGGCTGATCACCAGCAACGAGGCGCTGAAGGTGTTCCCGTCGGACGAGCTGAGCCAGAAATTCGACTGGTACTGCAGCAAGCTGCAGTCCGATTTCGAGTTCGGCAAGATCGAGGCCACCGCGACCATCGCGAAGCTGAAGACCAAGCAGGATCAGGCGCGGGCCGTCATCCAGATCGGCATCGTCATCGGCGGCGCCGACGGCAACTTCGACCAGCACGAGCGAAACGTGGTGCGGGACGCCTGTTTCGCCGTCGGCATCGCGCCGGCCGAATTCGAACTCTGA
- a CDS encoding arabinosyltransferase domain-containing protein, with translation MSRDDSDESPIGTPPQSSPLGPSVRSARLLAVVASLIGVLLTLSLPFLPVEQDSATLSWPQNGSTGSVEAPLVSYAPLSLDVRVPCSTAGELADRGGILASTAPAGAADAARYGLVAKVNPATASVEVLLRNQVLLSSPLNQLPADCTLVVSSDSTRTTAGFVTAGQDAPTVVDGDLRPQMVGIFSDLDGPAPDGLQVTAQIDSRFSSTPSTIKLVAMVVGAFATILALVALHRLDNADGRRARRFLPTRWWSFGAVDAVVLGTLVLWHFIGASTSDDGYQFNMARTSEAAGYMANYFRWYGVPEAPFGSPYYDVLAVLANITPASPFVRLPALLAGIVAWLVISREVAPRLGAAVRGNRLALWTGGLVFLAFWLPYNNGLRPEPIVAVGVLLTWCSVERAVATRRLLPAAVAILVGAATLTAGPSGLICFGALVAGARPILQIVITRAKTVGHSALLAPLVASGTVILVAVFADQTLAAVMEMQHVHAIGPNVPWFDEYLRYQYLLNISVDGSLSRRFGVFVMVLCLAVTVLVMLRKGGRIPGTATGPSRRLIGITLAAMGLMMFTPTKWTHHFGIYAGLAGSLAVLASVAVGTAVVRSPRNRALFAAAVLFLLAMCFTSTNGWWYVSSYSVPWWDKPVSIAGLGAGTILLGATLVMLLIAAWCYFREPYTRNRSARPRRAWALPPLTVAAAAMVLFEVLSMAKGAVAQYPAFSLARSNVDAVTGAPCGLANDVLLETDPNASLLQPLSGDAATTLAGAGSVGFSPNGVAGDLSADEESSDAGVANSVKTDNTEQTASSNAAGTGGGAGAVGVNGSAVALPFGLDPASTPVLGSDGSDGDASLTTGWYRLPAADSDTGAGDIISVAAAGRIRSVDADGVVTYGQSLEVEYGTAQQDGTVAVEGRVTPIDIGPAPSWRNLRVPLDSLPGGTDVIRLVASDTDSDPQQWLAVTPPRVPRTQTLNDVIGSDAPVMIDWAVGLAFPCQRPFDHRVGVAEAPEYRILPDRPGAIMTSLWQDRYGGGPLGWIEMTRASRTIPSYLKDDWDRDWGGVEQYSPLDAGATAAEIDATRTQRSGLWNPAPIITAY, from the coding sequence GTGTCCAGGGACGACTCGGACGAGTCGCCGATCGGGACCCCGCCCCAGTCGTCTCCTCTCGGCCCGTCGGTCCGCTCCGCTCGCCTCCTCGCCGTCGTCGCCTCCCTCATCGGCGTGCTGCTCACGTTGTCGCTCCCGTTCCTTCCGGTCGAGCAGGACAGCGCGACCCTCTCCTGGCCACAGAACGGCAGTACCGGCAGCGTCGAGGCGCCGCTCGTCTCCTACGCGCCGCTGAGCCTCGACGTGCGAGTCCCCTGTTCGACGGCCGGTGAACTCGCCGACCGCGGCGGGATCCTGGCCTCCACCGCGCCGGCCGGTGCCGCCGACGCCGCGAGGTACGGACTGGTCGCCAAGGTGAATCCGGCGACCGCGAGCGTCGAGGTGCTGCTGCGGAACCAGGTGCTCCTGTCGTCCCCGCTGAACCAGCTACCCGCCGACTGCACACTCGTGGTGTCCTCGGATTCGACGCGGACCACCGCCGGATTCGTGACGGCAGGCCAGGACGCCCCGACCGTCGTCGACGGCGATTTGCGCCCGCAGATGGTGGGCATCTTCAGCGACCTCGACGGACCCGCGCCCGACGGACTGCAGGTGACCGCGCAGATCGACAGCCGCTTCTCGTCGACGCCGTCGACTATCAAACTCGTGGCCATGGTGGTGGGCGCATTCGCGACGATTCTCGCGCTCGTCGCGCTGCACCGCCTCGACAACGCGGACGGCCGCCGGGCCCGGCGATTCCTGCCCACCCGCTGGTGGTCGTTCGGGGCCGTCGACGCCGTCGTCCTCGGCACCCTGGTGCTGTGGCATTTCATCGGCGCCTCCACCTCCGACGACGGCTATCAGTTCAACATGGCCCGCACCTCCGAGGCCGCGGGCTACATGGCCAACTACTTCCGCTGGTACGGCGTCCCCGAGGCGCCGTTCGGGTCGCCCTATTACGACGTCCTCGCGGTGCTCGCGAACATCACACCGGCCAGCCCGTTCGTGCGCCTGCCCGCGCTGCTCGCCGGCATCGTCGCGTGGCTGGTGATCAGCCGTGAGGTCGCACCGCGACTCGGCGCCGCCGTCCGCGGCAACCGGCTCGCACTGTGGACGGGTGGCCTGGTGTTCCTCGCGTTCTGGCTCCCCTACAACAACGGTCTGCGTCCCGAACCGATCGTCGCGGTGGGTGTGCTGCTCACGTGGTGCTCGGTGGAACGCGCCGTCGCGACCCGCCGGCTGCTGCCCGCCGCGGTGGCGATCCTGGTCGGTGCGGCCACGCTCACCGCGGGACCGTCCGGGTTGATCTGCTTCGGCGCCCTCGTCGCCGGCGCCCGGCCGATCCTGCAGATCGTGATCACTCGGGCCAAGACCGTGGGCCATTCGGCGCTGCTCGCGCCGCTCGTCGCGTCGGGGACCGTGATCCTGGTGGCGGTGTTCGCCGATCAGACTCTCGCCGCCGTGATGGAGATGCAGCACGTGCACGCCATCGGGCCCAACGTCCCCTGGTTCGACGAGTACCTCCGCTACCAGTACCTGCTGAACATCTCCGTCGACGGTTCGCTGTCGCGCCGGTTCGGTGTGTTCGTGATGGTGCTGTGCCTGGCCGTGACGGTGCTGGTGATGCTGCGCAAGGGCGGCCGGATTCCCGGGACCGCGACGGGACCGTCGCGGCGGCTCATCGGCATCACGCTCGCGGCGATGGGCCTGATGATGTTCACACCCACCAAGTGGACGCACCACTTCGGCATCTACGCGGGCCTCGCGGGGTCGCTCGCCGTCCTGGCGTCCGTGGCGGTGGGCACCGCCGTCGTGCGCTCGCCACGCAATCGCGCCCTGTTCGCGGCCGCCGTGCTGTTCCTGCTGGCGATGTGTTTCACCAGCACCAACGGGTGGTGGTACGTGTCGAGTTACAGCGTCCCGTGGTGGGACAAGCCGGTGTCGATCGCCGGCCTCGGTGCGGGCACGATCCTGCTCGGCGCCACCCTGGTGATGCTGTTGATCGCGGCGTGGTGCTATTTCCGCGAGCCCTACACGCGCAATCGATCCGCGCGGCCGCGCCGCGCGTGGGCGCTCCCGCCGTTGACGGTGGCGGCCGCCGCGATGGTCCTGTTCGAGGTGCTGTCGATGGCGAAGGGCGCGGTCGCGCAGTACCCGGCGTTCTCCCTCGCCCGCTCGAACGTCGACGCCGTCACCGGCGCGCCGTGCGGCCTGGCCAACGACGTGCTACTCGAAACCGATCCCAATGCGTCACTGCTGCAACCGCTGTCCGGTGACGCGGCGACGACACTGGCGGGCGCCGGCAGCGTCGGATTCAGCCCGAACGGCGTCGCCGGAGACCTCAGCGCGGACGAGGAATCGTCGGATGCCGGTGTCGCCAACTCCGTCAAGACCGACAACACCGAGCAGACGGCGTCGAGCAACGCCGCGGGCACCGGCGGCGGCGCCGGTGCGGTGGGTGTCAACGGCAGTGCCGTAGCCCTGCCGTTCGGACTCGACCCCGCGAGCACCCCGGTCCTCGGCAGCGACGGCAGCGACGGCGACGCGTCGCTGACCACCGGCTGGTACCGGCTGCCCGCTGCCGACTCGGACACCGGTGCGGGTGACATCATCTCCGTCGCCGCGGCGGGTCGCATCCGCTCCGTCGACGCGGACGGCGTCGTCACCTACGGCCAGAGCCTCGAGGTGGAGTACGGCACCGCGCAGCAGGACGGCACGGTCGCGGTGGAAGGACGGGTGACGCCGATCGACATCGGCCCGGCGCCGTCCTGGCGCAACCTGCGCGTTCCGCTCGATTCCCTGCCGGGCGGTACGGACGTCATCCGGCTGGTGGCGTCGGACACGGACAGTGATCCGCAGCAGTGGCTCGCGGTGACACCGCCCCGAGTGCCGCGGACGCAGACGCTGAACGACGTGATCGGCTCCGACGCGCCCGTCATGATCGACTGGGCTGTGGGCCTTGCGTTTCCGTGCCAGCGACCGTTCGATCACCGCGTCGGTGTCGCGGAGGCGCCCGAGTACCGGATCCTCCCGGACCGTCCCGGTGCGATCATGACCAGCCTGTGGCAGGACCGATACGGCGGCGGGCCGCTCGGCTGGATCGAGATGACGCGGGCGAGCCGGACCATACCGTCGTACCTGAAGGACGACTGGGACCGCGACTGGGGCGGAGTGGAGCAGTACTCTCCCCTCGACGCCGGCGCGACGGCCGCGGAGATCGACGCCACCCGGACGCAGCGTTCGGGACTGTGGAATCCGGCGCCGATCATCACCGCCTACTGA
- a CDS encoding flavin monoamine oxidase family protein, with product MADIEVDYCVVGAGFAGLAAALRLTQAGHTVAVMEARDRIGGRTFTETRGDGSWIDRGGAWIGPGQDRIYALMDEFGVDSYKQYTDGEAMMVVDGKQYRYKGTIPLTMSPWATANLGAVFFELGQMCKTIPVDAPWEAKKAAKWDAISLAKWLGDNTLSKPAHDLLETAVAGCYTSAASEVSMLFVLYQMASGGGPGFVLGVKDAAEDARPVGGMGAVYRPMAAEIGDALHLSQPVRDIAQDDDGVTVRSADLAVRARRAIVAVPLAIASQILYEPLLPMDRSFLHQRMPSGAVMKIAVVYDQPFWRADGLSGQSAAPDSPATITIDACTDTGRPGVLCVIVEGPIARKLGTLSEAERKKAVLGELTARFGTAAASPVDYVEQNWGAERYSGGGMLSHAPTGVLTQFGHALREPCGRIHWAGTESSSVMCGWVDGAVRSGERAAREVTQRDGVLSPARAQ from the coding sequence ATGGCAGACATCGAAGTCGACTATTGCGTCGTCGGAGCCGGATTCGCCGGACTGGCGGCGGCACTGCGATTGACACAGGCCGGGCACACGGTCGCGGTGATGGAGGCGCGTGACCGTATCGGCGGGCGCACGTTCACCGAGACCCGCGGCGACGGTTCGTGGATCGATCGGGGCGGCGCGTGGATCGGGCCGGGGCAGGACCGGATCTACGCCCTGATGGACGAATTCGGCGTCGACAGTTACAAGCAGTACACCGACGGCGAAGCCATGATGGTCGTCGACGGCAAGCAGTACCGGTACAAGGGCACGATTCCCCTGACGATGAGCCCCTGGGCCACGGCGAATCTCGGCGCCGTGTTCTTCGAACTCGGCCAGATGTGCAAGACGATCCCCGTGGACGCACCGTGGGAGGCGAAGAAGGCCGCGAAGTGGGACGCGATCAGTCTCGCGAAATGGCTCGGCGACAACACGTTGTCCAAGCCCGCCCACGACCTTCTCGAGACCGCAGTCGCCGGCTGCTACACGTCCGCCGCGTCCGAGGTGTCGATGCTGTTCGTGCTGTATCAGATGGCCTCCGGCGGCGGTCCCGGTTTCGTTCTCGGTGTGAAGGACGCCGCCGAGGATGCGCGGCCGGTCGGCGGGATGGGTGCCGTCTACCGCCCGATGGCAGCCGAGATCGGCGACGCACTCCATCTGTCGCAGCCCGTCCGGGATATCGCGCAGGACGACGACGGCGTGACCGTCCGCTCCGCTGACCTGGCCGTGCGGGCCCGCAGAGCAATCGTTGCGGTCCCCCTCGCGATCGCGAGCCAGATCCTCTACGAGCCCCTGCTCCCAATGGATCGGTCCTTCCTGCACCAGAGGATGCCGAGCGGCGCCGTCATGAAGATCGCCGTCGTCTACGACCAACCGTTCTGGCGCGCCGACGGATTGTCGGGGCAGTCGGCGGCACCCGACTCCCCCGCGACGATCACTATCGACGCCTGCACCGACACCGGACGTCCCGGAGTCCTGTGCGTGATCGTCGAGGGCCCGATCGCACGCAAGCTGGGGACGCTGTCGGAAGCGGAGCGGAAGAAGGCGGTGCTCGGGGAGTTGACCGCGAGGTTCGGAACCGCAGCGGCGTCGCCCGTCGACTATGTCGAGCAGAACTGGGGCGCCGAGCGGTACTCCGGCGGCGGCATGCTCAGTCACGCGCCGACGGGAGTACTCACCCAGTTCGGCCACGCCCTCCGCGAACCCTGCGGTCGCATCCACTGGGCGGGCACGGAAAGTTCGTCCGTGATGTGCGGCTGGGTCGACGGCGCCGTCCGCTCCGGCGAACGCGCGGCCCGGGAAGTCACCCAGCGCGACGGCGTGCTGTCCCCCGCCCGCGCTCAGTAG